Below is a genomic region from Caballeronia sp. SBC1.
ACGGCAAGGAAATGTGGGCGCTGTACGAAGCGGGTCTGCTTTCCATCGATACAAAGCTCACGGGTCACGTGGAAGTCGACACCACGCCGGTGGATCTCGAAGCTGTGATGCAGGAAATTGAAGACATTCGGCTCGAAGAGGACGCGCGGGTGAGACGCGAGCAGGAACTCGACCAATAGGGTTTGCTCGCGCCGGTGGACGGGGGTTTTTGGGGGCGATTTCGGGGCTGGCGGGTCGGGGTCATTGCCGGGTCGCCAGGTTCTGGGGTTAGCGGTCGGGGTCAGTGCCGGGTTGCTGCTTTCGGCCTTAGCGGTCCGCGTGAGTCGGATATTCTCTTTATCACTATTAGCCACTGCGCGTGGCGGCGCGTCATTTCTTTGTCCAAAGCGACAAAGAAACGAAGCAAAGAAAACGCTTTCAAAACGCAGGCACGTAAGTGTCCACAGCGTGCAAGCTAAGCGTATGTGGTACCCCAAAAGCACGCTGCTCGCCAGAGCCACGAATGTGTGAACCCCTCCCTCTCGCGAATCCTTACACGAACACGCTTCGCCCCCAACGCTCTCGGGCAAGCACCATTGCCATGGAACCCCGCACGGCATCACGCGCATCTCTTACTACGGTCCTTAACAGGTTAGCTGCTTGGTTAGCGTGGTAGGAAAGAATACATTTGTTGGTTACGGCCTCATGGATTTTTTCGGTCTCGTTCGGAGGCGGGGTGGCGACGTGATTCGTTGTGCGTACCTATTCGGTGGGGGTGTCCGCGGATAGCGCGGGGTGATCCTTGGGCAGGTTCAGTCACTGGTGGCGAAGCGTGTGGGTATCCGTGTTCGGAGAAGGAGGGTTTCACACATCCGTGGCTCTGGCGAGCACCGTGCTTTTGGGGCACCTATGAATGAAAACTGCACGCTGTGGACACTTAGGGTAGCGTGGTTTGAAAGCGTTTTCTTTGCTTCGTTTCTTTGTCGCTTTGGACAAAGAAATGACGTGCCGCCACGCACAGTGGCTAATAGTGATAAAGAGAAAATCCGACTCATGCAGACCACTAAGGCCGAGAACAGCAACCCGGCACTGACTCAGACCGCCAACGCAGGAACCTGGCAACCCGGCACTGACCCCGACCGCTAACCCCAAAACCTGTGCACCCCAGCATCAACCCCGTCCACCATCGCGAGCAAAAACCAAGTCACTCGCCAGCGCGTCGAGCGTCGGCCCGCACGTCGCTTCGACCTTCAGTTGCAATAGTGCGTCGGCCCGCGTCTTGCCAAGATTGACCGCCGCGATCGGCTTGCCGGCGCGCCTCGCCCACTCGCAAAAGCGAAATCCCGAATACACCATTAGCGACGAACCGAGCACGAGCATGGCATCGGCCTCTTCGAGCGCCGCGGCCGCCGCATCCACACGGGCCCGCGGCACGCCTTCGCCGAAAAACACCACATCCGGCTTGAGCAAGCCGCCGCAGCGGGCACAGGACGGCGCATGGAAAGCGTCGAAATCGTAACCTTCGAGTTGCGCGTCGCCATCCGCCACCGGCAACGCAGCCAGGCCGACGAAGCTCGGGTTATTGGCGATAAGTCGCGGCTGGAGCGCGGCGCGTGAAGTATCGTCGCCGCATTCCATGCACCGCACCCGGCCAATATTGCCGTGCAATTCGATCACGTCCGTATTGCCCGCGCTCGTATGCAGTCCATCGACGTTTTGCGTGACAAGCCTTTCGAACAGGCCGAGGCGCTCGAGCCGCGCTACCGCGAGATGCGCGGCATTCGGTACGGCGCCCGCGACCAACGGCCAGCCAATCATGCTGCGCGCCCAATAGCGTTTCCGCGCAAACTCCGAGCCCAAGAAGTCTTTCAGCAAAATAGGCGCTCGACCCGTACGCTGCCCCTCGGTATCCCGATAGCAAGGTATTCCGGATTCCGTACTAATTCCCGCACCGGACAAAACGAACAGCCGCGGATGCCGTTCGACGAAATCGAAAAGAGGGTTTGAAAGCGTTCGAGACGCGTAGTCCGGCAGATTTTTCATCTTCGGAATAGTAGCGGCAACACGCTTTTTCTGCTGGAGCGCGGATCGGTACGGCAGCGCATGATAAGGCACACAGCGCCCAGCGGCAGGGTTCGCACCACAGTGAGGATCTGGATCGTCGAGACATGCGCTTTAGACTGTATTTACAAAATAGAGTCTCTAACTTGTAGACGAATAACGCGCGCATGCCGCCACGCCCAGGCCCCTTCCGTAACTTGACATTCCGGCCATCTGTTTCGACCATACCCAGTGCCACTGGCTACCGATCCGCTGACCTCACGAACCACCAGGCGCATGCGTGACCACCGACCTCCTCAACTCGACTTTCGCGGCGCTCGCCGATCCGACCCGGCGAGCAATCCTTGCGCGGCTTGCCCGAGGCGAGGCATCGGTGTCGGAGCTTGCCGAGCCGTTTGACATGACCCTCGCCGCCGTATCCAAGCATCTCAGGGTGCTCGAGCATGCCGGGCTGATCGTGCGCGAGCGTGACGCGCAACGCCGCCCATGCCGGCTCGCTGCAGCAGCCCTGAAAGATGCCAGTGAATGGTTCGATCCGTATCGGCGGTTATGGGAAGCCGGCGAAAGTGGGAGAACACGATAAACCGCCCTCCCCGAACTGACTGAGCCCGTGACCAAACCCATGAACAAACCCCGTCACGACACCCGCGCCACGAGCTTCGCGGACTTCACCGGCTTTGGAAACAGCGGATAGGCCACCAGCGCACAGGCAGCGGCAGCGAGCCAGACAACACCCCATGATCCGATTGCGAGCAAATGCGGAATGCACAGCGGCGCCAGGAACAAGCCGAGATACACCCCGGTATTGACCATCCCCAGCGCCGTACCCGCGCGGTCCTTGCCGGCCAGCGTCGCGAGTTCAGTGTAGGCCACGCCATGCC
It encodes:
- a CDS encoding NAD-dependent protein deacetylase, with the translated sequence MKNLPDYASRTLSNPLFDFVERHPRLFVLSGAGISTESGIPCYRDTEGQRTGRAPILLKDFLGSEFARKRYWARSMIGWPLVAGAVPNAAHLAVARLERLGLFERLVTQNVDGLHTSAGNTDVIELHGNIGRVRCMECGDDTSRAALQPRLIANNPSFVGLAALPVADGDAQLEGYDFDAFHAPSCARCGGLLKPDVVFFGEGVPRARVDAAAAALEEADAMLVLGSSLMVYSGFRFCEWARRAGKPIAAVNLGKTRADALLQLKVEATCGPTLDALASDLVFARDGGRG
- a CDS encoding helix-turn-helix transcriptional regulator, with product MTTDLLNSTFAALADPTRRAILARLARGEASVSELAEPFDMTLAAVSKHLRVLEHAGLIVRERDAQRRPCRLAAAALKDASEWFDPYRRLWEAGESGRTR